In the Novosphingobium sp. 9 genome, one interval contains:
- a CDS encoding (2Fe-2S) ferredoxin domain-containing protein, producing MVLVCSKCSKKLGGGFGKKGDKPLAKELRKLAGTKNGRKSNLLVVETRCLKVCPKGAVAVVDAKAPDRWLLIPAQTDVEAVAERIGIFPTSEVQKMRE from the coding sequence GTGGTACTCGTCTGCAGCAAATGCTCGAAGAAGCTTGGTGGAGGCTTTGGCAAGAAAGGTGACAAGCCGCTGGCGAAGGAACTGCGCAAGCTGGCTGGCACCAAAAACGGGCGCAAATCGAACTTGCTCGTTGTTGAAACACGCTGCCTGAAGGTTTGTCCGAAAGGTGCCGTTGCGGTCGTCGATGCGAAAGCGCCTGACAGGTGGCTCCTAATTCCTGCGCAGACTGACGTAGAGGCCGTTGCGGAAAGAATCGGCATTTTTCCTACCTCGGAAGTTCAAAAAATGCGCGAATGA
- the tldD gene encoding metalloprotease TldD — MTYSDPRSLLYRHLSPEEASALAAQTLSACEDGELYLQFVATEAFGFDDGRLKTADYSRDAGFGLRGVSGEMTGFAHANEISPAAIRRAGETLRLLDPATALRAAPPPGNNRHLYTDASPLDLVPFAKKVALLESIDAAARARDPRVAQVSASLVGSWSVVEIVRPDGFIGTDVRPLVRLNVNIVAESNGRRETGSYGMGGRYLYDTLFEPESWNHAIDVALGQALTNLESVDAPAGEMTVLLGPGWPGVILHEAVGHGLEGDFNRKGTSAFSGRIGERVAAPGVTVVDDGSIENRRGSLSIDDEGTPTQETVLIEDGILKGYMQDRLNARLMGTKATGNGRRESYAHAPMPRMTNTFMRAGNDDPAELLSRLNNGIYVKSMGGGQVDIVSGKFVFSCNEAYKVENGRIGAPIKGATLIGDGPSVLTRVKGIGNDLELDRGVGVCGKAGQSVPAGVGQPTLLIEGITVGGTA, encoded by the coding sequence ATGACCTATTCCGATCCCCGCTCGCTGCTCTATCGCCACCTCTCGCCCGAAGAGGCATCGGCGCTGGCGGCGCAGACGCTCTCGGCCTGCGAGGATGGCGAGCTGTACCTCCAGTTCGTCGCCACCGAGGCTTTCGGCTTCGATGACGGTCGCCTGAAGACCGCCGACTATTCGCGCGATGCAGGGTTCGGCCTGCGCGGCGTATCGGGCGAGATGACCGGGTTTGCCCACGCCAACGAGATTTCGCCTGCCGCCATCCGCCGCGCGGGCGAGACCCTGCGGCTGCTCGATCCCGCTACCGCGCTGCGCGCCGCGCCGCCGCCGGGCAACAACCGCCACCTCTACACCGATGCCTCACCGCTCGATCTGGTGCCTTTCGCGAAGAAGGTCGCGCTGCTGGAAAGCATCGATGCCGCCGCCCGCGCCCGCGATCCGCGCGTGGCGCAGGTCAGCGCCAGCCTTGTCGGCTCGTGGTCGGTAGTGGAGATCGTTCGGCCCGATGGCTTCATCGGCACCGACGTGCGCCCGCTGGTGCGCCTGAACGTCAACATCGTCGCCGAAAGCAACGGGCGCCGCGAAACCGGCAGCTACGGCATGGGCGGACGTTACCTCTACGACACCCTGTTCGAGCCCGAGAGCTGGAACCACGCCATCGACGTAGCGCTGGGACAGGCGCTGACCAATCTTGAAAGCGTCGATGCCCCGGCGGGCGAGATGACCGTGCTGCTCGGCCCCGGCTGGCCCGGCGTGATCCTGCACGAAGCGGTCGGCCACGGGCTTGAGGGCGATTTCAACCGCAAGGGCACGTCGGCCTTCTCCGGCCGCATCGGCGAGCGTGTCGCTGCCCCCGGCGTCACCGTGGTCGACGATGGCAGCATCGAGAACCGTCGCGGCTCGCTCTCCATCGACGATGAAGGCACGCCCACGCAGGAAACCGTGCTGATCGAGGACGGCATCCTCAAGGGCTACATGCAGGACCGCCTCAACGCGCGCCTGATGGGGACCAAGGCCACCGGCAACGGCCGCCGCGAAAGCTATGCGCATGCCCCGATGCCGCGCATGACCAACACCTTCATGCGCGCCGGGAACGACGATCCGGCAGAGCTGCTCTCGCGCCTGAACAACGGCATCTATGTGAAGTCGATGGGCGGCGGTCAGGTCGATATCGTCTCGGGCAAGTTCGTGTTCTCGTGCAACGAGGCCTACAAGGTCGAGAACGGGCGCATCGGCGCGCCGATCAAGGGGGCGACGCTGATCGGCGACGGCCCCAGCGTGCTGACCCGCGTGAAGGGGATCGGCAACGACCTCGAACTCGATCGCGGCGTCGGCGTGTGCGGCAAAGCCGGGCAGAGCGTGCCCGCCGGTGTCGGCCAGCCCACCCTGCTGATCGAGGGCATCACCGTGGGCGGGACAGCCTGA
- the nadB gene encoding L-aspartate oxidase, translated as MAVGQGDVAPSQAWDVIVIGSGAAGLTAALALAQTCRVLVLAKGSLTGGSTAWAQGGIAAVLDAGDTFEDHIEDTMVAGAGLNRRETVEFVIERAPRAIERLVELGVPFNADGNSLHLTREGGHSHRRIVHVADATGWAVQQALLRAAEAHPNITLLPGRSCIDLITGRHEQRYSGSGRVWGVYALDEESGRVEAHVARATVLATGGAGRVYQFSTAPRGATGDGIAMAWRAGARVSNMEMMQFHPTCLYSLEVKNFLITEAVRGEGGHLKHPITGHRFMPDYDERAELAPRDVVARAIDDQIKRYGLDYVHLDISHQPPEFVKEHFPNIHEKLLGLGIDMTKEPIPVVPAQHYTCGGVLVDLDGRTDLPGLYAAGECTESGLHGANRLASNSLLECFVFGDAVATHILDNWARFEAPPAVRPWDESRVTDSDEEVVIKQNWGEIRRFMWNYVGIVRTTKRLERAMHRIQMLNGEVEEYYRHFRVSTDLIELRNLLQSADLIVASALKRHESRGLHYTLDYPGMTAPPLDTVLVP; from the coding sequence ATGGCTGTCGGGCAGGGCGATGTGGCGCCATCGCAGGCGTGGGATGTGATCGTGATCGGCTCCGGTGCGGCCGGCCTCACCGCCGCGCTGGCGCTGGCGCAGACCTGTCGGGTGTTGGTGCTGGCCAAGGGCAGCCTCACCGGAGGGTCAACAGCCTGGGCGCAGGGTGGGATCGCAGCGGTCCTCGATGCCGGGGACACGTTCGAGGACCATATCGAGGACACGATGGTCGCCGGTGCCGGACTTAACCGGCGTGAGACGGTGGAATTCGTGATCGAACGGGCCCCGCGCGCGATCGAGCGCCTTGTCGAACTGGGCGTGCCTTTCAATGCGGATGGCAATTCGCTGCATCTTACGCGCGAGGGCGGCCATTCCCATCGCCGGATCGTCCATGTCGCGGATGCGACCGGCTGGGCCGTGCAGCAGGCACTGCTGCGCGCGGCCGAGGCGCACCCCAATATCACGCTGCTGCCCGGTCGTTCGTGCATCGATCTCATCACCGGGCGCCATGAACAACGCTATTCGGGCTCGGGCCGGGTCTGGGGTGTCTACGCCCTCGATGAGGAAAGCGGCCGGGTCGAGGCCCATGTCGCGCGTGCCACGGTGCTCGCCACCGGCGGGGCGGGCCGCGTCTATCAGTTTTCCACGGCGCCGCGCGGCGCCACCGGTGACGGCATCGCCATGGCCTGGCGGGCGGGTGCGCGGGTCTCCAACATGGAGATGATGCAGTTTCACCCGACCTGCCTTTACAGCCTTGAGGTCAAGAATTTCCTTATAACCGAAGCTGTTCGCGGCGAGGGCGGGCACCTGAAGCACCCCATCACGGGCCACCGCTTCATGCCCGACTATGACGAGCGCGCCGAGCTGGCGCCACGCGACGTGGTTGCGCGCGCCATCGACGACCAGATCAAGCGCTACGGCCTCGATTACGTTCACCTCGACATCAGCCATCAGCCGCCGGAATTTGTGAAAGAGCATTTCCCGAACATCCATGAGAAGTTGCTGGGGCTGGGCATCGATATGACGAAGGAGCCGATCCCCGTCGTTCCCGCGCAGCACTACACCTGCGGTGGCGTGCTGGTCGATCTCGACGGGCGTACCGACCTGCCGGGGCTCTATGCGGCGGGCGAGTGCACGGAAAGCGGCCTTCATGGCGCGAACCGCCTCGCTTCGAACTCGCTGCTCGAATGCTTTGTGTTCGGCGATGCGGTGGCAACCCATATTCTCGATAACTGGGCGAGGTTCGAGGCGCCGCCGGCGGTTCGTCCATGGGATGAAAGCCGCGTGACGGACTCGGACGAGGAAGTCGTGATCAAGCAGAACTGGGGCGAAATCCGCCGCTTCATGTGGAATTACGTCGGCATCGTGCGCACGACGAAACGCCTGGAACGCGCCATGCATCGTATCCAGATGCTGAACGGCGAGGTCGAGGAATATTATCGGCACTTCCGCGTCTCGACTGACCTGATCGAACTGCGCAATCTCTTGCAGAGTGCTGACCTGATCGTGGCTTCGGCTTTGAAGCGCCATGAAAGTCGTGGCCTGCACTATACGCTGGATTATCCGGGGATGACGGCCCCTCCGCTCGATACCGTACTGGTGCCGTAG
- a CDS encoding S8 family peptidase → MKRGSLDASGLSLLKFESGSTETGDRELATVFATPKGIANLRQKVEQFGSEDMPDREKDGVIIPGRPKNADLVQSLGAITEAGLRGLWRSPAAAFPADEGAQFWEIWLDPECAAAFVEKAPAFGVTIGAERLLFPEDIVVLAQATRDVLALLIRRAQGTRALAVPATTADFFDGLPVQEQTAWVGEMARRTQYDVDPDPGFVTLLDTGVSRAHPLLQPALHPDDRFAANFAWGVEDVKGHGTQLAGLALFGDLTFTLQQSGPVTVRNRLESVKLLPDAGVNPHHLLGAVTRQAVDAVEVTWPRRRTFTMATTTGEDSPHDGAPTSWSSEVDQLCAGISGNIPHKRLILVSAGNTDNFKFGAGDYLATCDHADNEIESPAQAWNAICVGAYTEKTALPAADSLSHLAPFGDLSPASRTASWTSQWPLKPDIVMEGGNWAVASSPPPMRHGWLSLLTTHHLYPERSFQFTFDTSAATALAAKQITELWTDYPAFWPETIRGLYVSSARWTPQMRSHLPHSPSKGSYARLFQRYGYGVPDLERARRSASNALTLVVEDTIRPYGFSDSGSDVLNEMKFFTLPWPVEALRKLNDAQIKLRVALSSFVAPNPSENARGNRYRYASHNLRFKLNRAGEKALQFKARISKLAEQVNGPTTSEEDNWTFGSDRRDVGSLHIDELTGKASDLARRNLLAVHPVTGWWKSKSFLRQFADEVMPQVRFALIVEIDAGEIETDLYAEVKSAIEAMTATRNAIEN, encoded by the coding sequence TTGAAGCGAGGAAGCCTTGATGCGAGCGGGCTTTCGCTCCTGAAATTTGAGTCTGGGTCCACCGAGACGGGGGACCGCGAGCTGGCCACGGTGTTCGCGACGCCCAAGGGTATTGCGAACCTTCGGCAGAAGGTGGAACAATTTGGTTCGGAAGACATGCCGGATCGGGAGAAGGACGGCGTCATCATTCCCGGGCGTCCCAAGAACGCGGACCTTGTCCAAAGCCTTGGAGCCATCACTGAGGCCGGACTTCGAGGCCTGTGGCGCAGTCCTGCGGCAGCTTTTCCGGCTGATGAAGGGGCGCAGTTCTGGGAAATTTGGCTCGATCCTGAGTGCGCCGCTGCATTTGTGGAAAAGGCACCGGCCTTCGGGGTGACCATCGGAGCCGAGCGATTGCTTTTTCCGGAAGACATCGTGGTCCTTGCGCAGGCCACCCGCGATGTCCTCGCGCTTCTGATCCGGCGCGCGCAGGGGACAAGGGCGCTGGCGGTCCCGGCGACCACCGCTGACTTCTTCGATGGCCTTCCGGTCCAGGAACAGACCGCGTGGGTGGGAGAGATGGCGAGGCGCACGCAGTACGACGTCGATCCCGATCCGGGCTTTGTGACCCTGCTCGATACCGGCGTCAGCCGGGCGCACCCGCTCCTGCAGCCGGCCCTCCACCCGGACGACCGGTTCGCGGCCAATTTTGCGTGGGGGGTCGAGGACGTGAAAGGTCACGGCACGCAGCTTGCAGGTCTCGCCCTGTTCGGTGACCTCACCTTTACGCTGCAGCAATCCGGACCGGTGACGGTCCGCAACCGACTGGAGTCGGTCAAGCTCTTGCCTGATGCGGGCGTGAACCCGCATCACCTGCTTGGCGCAGTCACGCGTCAGGCGGTTGACGCGGTCGAAGTCACTTGGCCGCGGCGGCGGACCTTCACGATGGCAACCACCACGGGCGAGGACAGTCCGCATGACGGAGCGCCGACATCGTGGTCGAGTGAGGTGGACCAGCTTTGCGCAGGCATCTCCGGCAATATCCCGCACAAGCGTCTGATCCTCGTTTCTGCGGGCAACACGGACAACTTCAAGTTTGGTGCGGGAGATTATCTCGCGACGTGCGATCACGCCGACAATGAGATCGAGTCTCCGGCGCAGGCCTGGAATGCGATCTGCGTGGGCGCTTATACCGAGAAGACGGCATTACCTGCGGCGGATAGCCTGTCGCATCTCGCACCGTTTGGGGACCTCTCGCCTGCCTCGCGGACTGCGTCGTGGACGTCGCAATGGCCGCTTAAGCCCGACATCGTGATGGAAGGGGGAAACTGGGCGGTTGCGAGTTCTCCGCCGCCGATGCGGCATGGCTGGCTATCGTTGCTGACGACGCATCACTTGTACCCGGAACGCTCGTTCCAGTTCACGTTCGATACGAGCGCGGCGACCGCTCTTGCGGCCAAGCAAATCACTGAGCTCTGGACGGATTATCCGGCTTTCTGGCCTGAGACGATCCGCGGCCTGTACGTTTCGTCGGCCCGCTGGACGCCGCAGATGCGCTCGCATTTGCCGCACTCACCTTCCAAGGGCAGCTACGCCCGTCTTTTCCAGCGCTACGGGTACGGGGTTCCCGACCTCGAACGGGCGCGTCGCAGCGCTTCCAATGCGCTTACGCTGGTGGTCGAAGATACGATCCGCCCCTATGGGTTTTCCGATAGTGGCAGCGACGTTCTCAACGAGATGAAGTTCTTTACCTTACCCTGGCCGGTGGAAGCGCTTCGCAAACTCAATGATGCCCAGATCAAGCTGCGGGTCGCTCTGAGTTCCTTCGTGGCGCCCAACCCATCGGAGAATGCGCGCGGCAACCGCTATCGCTATGCGTCGCACAATCTGCGCTTCAAGCTCAACCGCGCAGGGGAGAAGGCACTTCAGTTCAAGGCACGTATTAGCAAGCTTGCCGAACAGGTAAACGGCCCAACGACGAGCGAGGAGGACAACTGGACGTTTGGCAGCGACCGTCGGGATGTGGGTTCGCTCCATATCGACGAATTGACGGGTAAGGCGTCCGACCTTGCAAGGCGTAATCTGCTCGCCGTGCATCCCGTGACGGGATGGTGGAAGTCCAAGTCTTTCCTGAGGCAGTTCGCCGACGAAGTGATGCCGCAGGTGCGCTTTGCCCTCATCGTCGAGATCGACGCCGGAGAAATCGAAACCGACCTGTATGCCGAGGTAAAGTCGGCGATAGAGGCGATGACTGCGACGCGAAATGCTATCGAGAACTGA
- a CDS encoding winged helix-turn-helix transcriptional regulator, with translation MNMTTHDFDDAVAALDHAKASADHRYCPAIGDILARVGDKWSMMVVMRLLDGALRFNALKREIGGISQQMLSRTLRALERDGLVERTVHATVPVQVDYALSPLGHSLAEPVRLLGAWAFAHRPVIEQARARYDAQE, from the coding sequence ATGAATATGACCACCCACGATTTCGACGATGCCGTTGCCGCGCTCGACCATGCCAAGGCCAGCGCGGATCATCGCTATTGCCCGGCGATCGGCGACATCCTCGCTCGCGTGGGTGACAAATGGTCGATGATGGTGGTGATGCGCCTGCTGGACGGGGCCTTGCGCTTCAACGCGCTGAAGCGCGAGATCGGCGGCATTTCGCAGCAGATGCTCTCGCGCACGCTGCGCGCGCTGGAGCGTGACGGGCTGGTGGAGCGTACCGTGCATGCCACGGTCCCGGTGCAGGTCGACTATGCGCTGAGCCCGCTGGGGCATTCGCTGGCTGAGCCGGTGCGGTTGCTCGGCGCCTGGGCCTTCGCGCATCGCCCGGTGATCGAACAGGCGCGCGCCCGCTATGATGCGCAGGAGTAG
- a CDS encoding DUF2185 domain-containing protein, producing the protein MRTSSAKFSLCLTVGTALAICTACTSAKSESEPQPMQKQFKLAAEQIRPLALGRGGAIASDRITVDGRAVGYMYRLKSHDQQDSGWAFLAGDESDEYMANPGKHAIYDVNTIANYDPEIIPLLDAPVGSAFIREKNGLVRDPLGAPSD; encoded by the coding sequence ATGAGAACATCCAGCGCAAAATTTTCTCTATGCTTAACAGTTGGAACGGCCTTAGCGATTTGTACTGCTTGCACATCTGCCAAATCAGAAAGCGAACCTCAGCCGATGCAAAAGCAATTCAAGCTAGCTGCCGAACAAATCCGCCCGTTGGCATTGGGACGTGGCGGCGCAATTGCAAGCGACAGAATTACTGTAGATGGTCGGGCGGTAGGTTATATGTACCGTCTCAAGTCTCACGATCAGCAGGATAGTGGGTGGGCGTTTCTAGCCGGTGACGAATCCGACGAATACATGGCTAATCCGGGTAAGCACGCGATTTATGATGTAAATACAATCGCAAACTACGATCCAGAGATTATCCCGCTTCTAGACGCTCCGGTCGGCTCTGCATTTATTCGCGAAAAGAATGGACTGGTGCGTGACCCCCTCGGGGCGCCCTCTGATTAA
- a CDS encoding aromatic ring-hydroxylating dioxygenase subunit alpha, whose protein sequence is MLKNSWFVVAASGDVSAAPRPVRMLGQDFVAFRDRSGAARLLSDTCVHRGGALSGGRIVDDSVECPYHGLRFGVDGRCVAIPAQPQLRIPAKARVDSYPIIERYGWIWAFLGDLPDAERPPIPKLPWVDDPSIRLVRGRFDWDVSWDRVMENGLDFAHAPFVHGTSFGDPDNPDIDAFDVKVDDWEGSARMVMHRPIRSWLSSKKGANRTAVVVRPSFHLSGPCTFLELEPRKGWRVFIASAHVPVDRNRTRTIWMMGRSFFRHWLFDRDSIKRNMRIFTEDHAVLTNVKPESVPDDWQDEVSVKSDALQIAFRKRLRMWEAVGNKIDESRLDREFRGRRATAIACPARRLTDFNWPIEEVPTLPFAARNDTVKL, encoded by the coding sequence ATGCTTAAGAACTCTTGGTTTGTCGTCGCAGCATCCGGTGACGTGTCTGCCGCGCCTCGTCCTGTACGCATGCTAGGACAGGATTTTGTTGCGTTCCGGGACAGGTCCGGAGCAGCACGGTTGCTGTCCGACACCTGCGTGCATCGCGGCGGTGCTCTGTCGGGCGGGCGTATCGTTGATGACTCCGTGGAATGCCCCTATCACGGCTTGCGCTTTGGCGTTGATGGGCGGTGTGTCGCCATTCCCGCCCAACCTCAATTGCGCATACCGGCCAAGGCGCGTGTCGACTCTTACCCGATCATCGAGCGCTATGGCTGGATCTGGGCATTTCTCGGCGACCTGCCTGACGCGGAGCGACCACCGATACCAAAGCTGCCGTGGGTTGACGATCCATCGATACGTTTGGTGCGCGGCCGGTTCGACTGGGACGTGAGCTGGGATCGGGTCATGGAAAATGGCCTTGATTTCGCGCATGCGCCGTTCGTCCATGGAACAAGCTTCGGAGACCCGGACAATCCCGACATTGACGCCTTCGATGTGAAAGTTGATGATTGGGAGGGAAGCGCGCGGATGGTCATGCATCGACCGATCCGGTCGTGGCTATCGTCGAAGAAAGGGGCAAACCGCACGGCTGTCGTTGTGCGTCCTTCGTTTCATTTGTCCGGACCGTGTACATTCCTGGAACTTGAGCCGCGCAAGGGATGGAGAGTGTTCATCGCATCGGCTCATGTCCCAGTAGATCGCAACCGAACCCGGACGATCTGGATGATGGGACGCAGCTTCTTTCGGCATTGGCTGTTCGATAGAGACAGCATCAAGCGGAACATGCGGATATTCACCGAAGATCATGCTGTGCTGACGAATGTGAAGCCTGAGAGTGTGCCAGATGATTGGCAGGATGAAGTGTCGGTCAAATCTGACGCCCTCCAGATCGCTTTTCGAAAGCGGCTCCGCATGTGGGAAGCCGTCGGCAACAAGATTGATGAGAGCCGTCTTGACCGGGAGTTTCGTGGCCGTAGGGCGACGGCGATTGCGTGCCCGGCACGGCGCCTGACCGACTTCAACTGGCCGATTGAAGAGGTGCCAACTCTTCCTTTCGCTGCCCGAAACGATACAGTTAAGCTTTAG
- a CDS encoding ABC transporter ATP-binding protein, producing the protein MTSSPAIAIRDLVKRYAPAGTGEGKLALKGVSFDVPEGGIFGLLGPNGAGKSTLINIMAGLVRKTSGSIDIWGFDIDRDQRNAKRSIGIVPQEIVFDPFFTPFEVLENQAGFYGIAKALRRSEDLLRAVHLADKRDAYARTLSGGMKRRLLIAKALVHQPPVLVLDEPTAGVDVELRRQLWELVSELNREGATIVLTTHYLEEAEELCDRIAIINHGELIANKPTRELVGMAREKILVLTLDRDVTQLPSHPGFLKCEAEGERGLRITYDKDRSNAGEILSAVQAQGFTVVDVTTREADLEDVFVSLTSEVAAA; encoded by the coding sequence ATGACCAGCTCCCCCGCGATCGCCATCCGTGACCTCGTCAAGCGCTATGCCCCTGCCGGAACCGGCGAGGGCAAGCTGGCGCTGAAGGGGGTCTCGTTCGATGTGCCCGAAGGCGGCATCTTCGGCCTGCTGGGGCCGAACGGCGCGGGCAAGTCCACGCTGATCAACATCATGGCCGGGCTGGTCCGCAAGACTTCGGGCAGCATCGATATCTGGGGTTTCGATATCGATCGCGACCAGCGCAACGCCAAGCGCTCGATCGGCATCGTCCCGCAGGAGATCGTGTTCGACCCGTTTTTCACCCCGTTCGAGGTGCTGGAGAACCAGGCCGGGTTCTACGGCATCGCCAAGGCGCTGCGCCGCTCCGAAGACCTGCTGCGCGCGGTGCATCTGGCCGACAAGCGCGATGCCTATGCGCGCACGCTGTCGGGCGGCATGAAGCGTCGCCTGCTGATCGCCAAGGCGCTGGTCCATCAGCCGCCGGTGCTGGTGCTCGACGAGCCGACCGCCGGTGTCGATGTGGAGCTGCGTCGCCAGCTGTGGGAGCTTGTGTCCGAGCTGAACCGCGAAGGCGCGACGATCGTGCTGACCACGCACTATCTCGAAGAGGCCGAGGAGCTGTGCGATCGCATCGCCATCATCAACCACGGTGAACTGATCGCCAACAAGCCGACGCGCGAGCTGGTGGGCATGGCGCGCGAGAAGATCCTCGTCCTGACGCTCGACCGCGATGTGACGCAACTGCCCAGCCATCCCGGTTTCCTCAAGTGCGAGGCGGAAGGGGAGCGGGGTCTGCGGATTACCTACGATAAGGATCGCAGCAATGCGGGCGAAATCCTTTCGGCGGTGCAGGCGCAGGGCTTCACGGTCGTCGACGTGACGACGCGCGAGGCGGATCTGGAAGACGTGTTCGTCTCGCTTACCAGCGAGGTGGCCGCCGCCTGA
- a CDS encoding zinc-finger domain-containing protein, protein MSTQPETVYVESHRVSCDGASDIRSNGQYKPAALGHPRVWLEIDEKGYVECGYCDRRFVLKGGPADQQAA, encoded by the coding sequence ATGAGCACGCAGCCCGAAACCGTATACGTCGAGTCGCACCGCGTCAGCTGCGACGGCGCCAGCGACATCCGCAGCAACGGCCAGTACAAGCCCGCCGCCCTCGGCCACCCGCGCGTGTGGCTGGAGATCGACGAAAAGGGCTATGTCGAATGCGGCTACTGCGATCGCCGCTTCGTGCTGAAGGGCGGCCCGGCAGACCAACAGGCCGCGTAA
- a CDS encoding AAA family ATPase, with amino-acid sequence MASAQQLIGLVKSHAEGDADRFFDLAMQLSAAEDQKGHKRLAEQLRQWAEAGQEAPASRVPVPTPIAAPRGDLAQLLVASYPGTRLGDVILPSHIEDELAHIVVETRLREKLEEKGLKPRRRLLLSGPPGTGKTLSASALAGELQFPLFSVMLHGLITKYMGETAQKLKMVFDAIKTTRGVYLFDEIDALAAARGDGNDVGEARRVLNSFLQFLDEDTGPSIVVATTNLAAILDRAVLRRFDMVMPFELPDCKAIRQAIERRLVGFSTSRVRWEKVLELASGLSTADVVSAAEDAARRAVIADKEAIATGGLLEALVRRRTLQALGGDEFAEKSAAFPTSGLGRARKVPVKNSGQG; translated from the coding sequence ATGGCATCGGCACAGCAACTCATAGGTCTCGTCAAGAGCCACGCGGAAGGCGATGCCGATCGATTTTTCGATCTTGCGATGCAATTGTCTGCGGCTGAGGACCAGAAGGGGCACAAGCGGCTCGCCGAGCAATTAAGGCAGTGGGCCGAGGCTGGGCAGGAGGCCCCGGCAAGCCGGGTTCCTGTCCCGACACCGATTGCAGCGCCTCGCGGTGATCTGGCGCAGTTATTGGTCGCATCCTATCCGGGCACCCGCCTTGGCGATGTCATCCTGCCATCGCATATCGAGGATGAGCTTGCCCACATCGTCGTCGAGACGCGTCTGCGCGAAAAGCTCGAGGAGAAGGGGCTGAAGCCACGCCGGCGCTTGCTGCTGTCGGGGCCTCCAGGAACCGGTAAGACACTGAGCGCCTCGGCGCTGGCGGGCGAGCTCCAGTTTCCGCTATTTTCCGTAATGCTTCATGGTCTCATCACCAAGTACATGGGCGAGACAGCGCAGAAACTGAAGATGGTCTTCGACGCCATCAAGACCACCCGGGGAGTTTACCTTTTCGACGAGATCGATGCACTTGCCGCTGCGCGGGGTGACGGGAACGATGTGGGCGAAGCGCGCCGTGTTTTGAACTCGTTCCTGCAATTTCTCGACGAGGATACCGGTCCTTCGATCGTCGTTGCAACCACGAACCTGGCCGCAATTCTAGACCGCGCCGTTCTGCGCCGTTTCGACATGGTCATGCCGTTTGAATTGCCTGATTGCAAGGCCATCCGCCAAGCGATCGAGCGACGCCTCGTGGGGTTCTCGACGTCCCGAGTGCGCTGGGAGAAGGTTCTCGAGTTGGCCTCGGGCCTCTCGACCGCCGACGTGGTTTCGGCAGCGGAAGATGCAGCGAGGCGCGCGGTCATCGCGGACAAGGAAGCGATTGCAACCGGGGGGTTGCTTGAAGCGCTGGTCCGCAGACGCACGCTTCAGGCATTAGGGGGTGATGAGTTTGCCGAGAAATCTGCCGCATTTCCAACTTCAGGGCTGGGGCGCGCCCGAAAAGTTCCGGTCAAAAATTCCGGGCAGGGGTAA
- a CDS encoding FMN-dependent NADH-azoreductase, translating to MKLLHIDSSITGEHSVSRTVSKAIVEALTAGDASVEVSTLDLAANPLPHLTLDVLGNPDGSDELNQFLASDVIVIGAGLYNFTIPSQLKAWIDRILVAGKTFQYTAEGPVGLAGDKKVFVALARGGFYGEGQPAAAFEHGETYLRAALGFIGITNPTFVLAEGIAIDQATREAAVAKALEEAKALTVAA from the coding sequence ATGAAACTGCTCCACATCGATTCCAGCATCACCGGCGAACATTCCGTCAGCCGCACGGTATCAAAGGCCATCGTCGAGGCTCTGACCGCAGGCGACGCCTCGGTCGAAGTCTCGACGCTCGACCTTGCCGCCAACCCGCTGCCGCACCTGACGCTCGACGTGCTGGGCAACCCGGACGGTTCGGACGAGCTCAACCAGTTCCTCGCCAGCGACGTGATCGTGATCGGCGCGGGCCTCTACAACTTCACGATCCCCAGCCAGCTCAAGGCCTGGATCGACCGCATTCTGGTGGCCGGCAAGACCTTCCAGTACACCGCCGAAGGCCCGGTCGGCCTAGCCGGTGACAAGAAGGTGTTCGTCGCGCTCGCTCGCGGCGGCTTCTACGGCGAAGGCCAGCCCGCCGCCGCTTTCGAGCATGGCGAGACCTACCTGCGCGCCGCGCTCGGCTTCATCGGCATTACCAACCCGACCTTCGTTCTGGCCGAAGGCATCGCCATCGACCAGGCGACCCGCGAGGCTGCCGTCGCCAAGGCCCTGGAAGAGGCCAAGGCCCTGACCGTCGCCGCCTGA